The Pseudomonas asiatica sequence GGAGCTGTTCATCGTCATCAATCAGCCCGCACCCAGTTACCTTCACGGATGGTTCACTGCCTTCTGGCTGAGCTAGGAACTGTTCTCGGTATTTGCCATTGGCAAGGATGGAATTGCTTAGGTCAAGATCTCTGTCTCGCACCGCAATCACTTTCATATTCTGAGGCCCTGCACATCGACTCAGGAAGGTCGGTGGGAAGTATGGCTCATGGCTCAGATTCTGGAGGGGGTGAAGCTAAGGGCTATCGGATTGTGCAGTTCAGTGTAGGGGGGTAGAAATCACTGCCTCGGCGGCGTGGTCGGTGCCGATCACCAGGCCTGCGCGGGCACCGGCGATGGTGTACTGGGCGACCATGCGGGTGCGTGCCTTGACGTTGCCGACCACGAAGTCCACCAGCGTCGGCGAGCCGTTCTTCAACTCCACCACTTCAGCCGCAAGCGCCCGTACTGCCGGGGCGATATCCACGGTGTGCACTTCGTCGGCCTTGATCACTTCCAGGCACGCCTGGGCGTCATGCTCGTCATGCTGGACCTGGTACGGCAGGCGTACGGCGATGAAGGTGTAGGCCTTGTCACCGGTTTCGGCGCGCAGCTCGTTGATGGCGCGCTGAGCGAGCAGGGCGGCGGTCAGTGAGTCGACGCCGCCGCTGATGCCCAGCACCAGGGTCTTGAGCCGGGCGTTGGCCAGGCAATCCTTGATGAACGCCACGCGCCGGGCGACTTCGGCCTCGAGCGCGGCGGCGTCGGCGAACGGCGGCTGTACCTTCAGCGCCTGGGCAATCTCTTGCTGAACCGCTTGCATGGGTTACTCCTTGCTGGGGACTTTGAATACATGGCGCATGTAGGCGACGAAGTTCTCGTCGCGGCATTGGGTCTTGGCGGCTTCGTCCGAGATCTTGGCTACCGGTGCGCCGTTGCAGTCGGTCATTTTAAGCACGATGCTCATCGGGGCCACACCCGGGATGTCACAAGTCAGGTTGGTGCCGATGCCAAAGCTGACGTTGATGCGACCGCGCAGGGCTCGGAAGATTTCCAGCGAGCGGGTCAGGTTGAGGCCGTCGGAAAACACCAGGGTCTTGGTCATCGGGTCGATACCCAGTTTCTGGTAATGGGCAATGGCTTTTTCCGCCCAGGCCACCGGTTCGCCCGAGTCGTGGCGCAGGCCGTCGAACAGCTTGGCGAAGTACAGGTCGAAATCGCCAAGGAAGGCATCCATGGTGATGCAGTCGGTCAGGGCGATACCGAGCAGGCCGCGGTACTCGCGCACCCAGCAGTCCAGCGCGGCGATCTGGCTGTCGATCAGTCGCGGGCCGAGTTGCTGGTGGGCCATGATCCATTCATGAGCCATGGTACCCAGCGGCTTGATATCCAGTTTCCATGCCAGGTCGACGTTGCTGGTACCGACGAAGCGGCCCGGGAAATCGTCGCGCAGCACGCGCACCACTTCTTCCTGCACGCGGCTGGAAAAGCGCCGGCGGGTGCCGAAGTCGGCCACCTGCAGTTCGGCCAGTTCATCTTCGTTGGCATGCGCGCGCAGCCAGTCGAACTTGCGGTATAGCTGGTCGCGGGCCTCGGCCAGGCGCATGCGCGGGTGCAGGTGGCGGTTGCGCACTTCGCTGATGATCGCCAGCAGCGGCACTTCGAACAGGATCACATGCAGCCATGGACCTTTCAGGCGCAGGAACAGCTGGTCGTTTTCTATCCCCAGGCGTACGTAGCGCAGGTTGAAGCGGAACAGGCGCAGAAAGCGCAGGAAATCTGGCTTGAGAAAGCTGATGCGTTCGAGAAAGGCCAGCTGGCCATCATCCAGGGTGAGGTCGCTGAGCAGTTCTAGCTGGTTGCGGATCTCGCCGAGGTATGGGCGCAGGTCCTCGCCGTTGCGACAGCGGAATTCCCATTCGACGTCGGCATCCGGGTAGTTGTGCAGCACGCCCTGCATCATGGTGAGTTTGTAGAAGTCGGTGTCGAGCAGGTTGTGCACGATGCGCTCGGCGAATGCGCTCTCGCTCATCAATGGGGCTCCGGAAGCGGCGAATGGCGGACATTGTGCCAGCCTTTTTGGCCTTGTTGTGCCTGTTACGGCCTTATTGACGGCAAGCCAGCGCCCACAAGTAACCCACAGGGCCGGAATTTGCAGTGTTCCTGTAGGAGCTGGCTTGCCGGCGATAGGGCCGGAACTGCCAAAACAGAGGTGTTTTTTCGTGCACCAGCTAGCCTTGAAACGGTGCCGCCTGTAGCAGTCGCGCACCAGCTGTGTGCAGTTCGGTGACGTCCGCTGTTACAGGGTGGTTGCACGTAAACACTTGCCAGGGTTGCAATGATGGCACTCGACGGTTGCTCCTTGTCTGTACGTCTGGTGGCGCCTGCCGCGTGGCAGACGGTTGCACGCTCAATAAAGAAAAGGCCGTCGGTCGCCTGCAGGCAACCTGCGCAGTGTGTTTTGCCGGAAGACAAAACCTATGGCACGGCCCTTGCTCTGAGCACAGGGCTGAGAAGTTGTAGTGCCAACCAAAAAAACTCTAGGAGCACCACCTCATGTCGCAGACGTTTTACAAGAAAGGTTTCCTGGCTCTGGCCGTAGCTACGGCACTGGGTGTTTCTTCGTATGTTCAGGCCGACGTCAAGATCGGTGTAGCGGGCCCGATGACCGGGGCTAACGCAGCGTTTGGCGAGCAGTACATGAAAGGTGCGCAGGCAGCGGCCGACAAGATCAACGCCGCCGGTGGCGTGAATGGCGAGAAAATCGTGCTGGTCAAGGGCGATGACGCCTGCGAGCCGAAACAGGCCGTGGCCGTGGCCAACCGCCTGGTCGACCAGGACAAGGTGATCGGCGTGGTAGGCCACTTCTGTTCTTCCAACACCATCCCGGCCTCCGAGGTGTATGACGAGGCTGGCGTCATCGCCATCACCCCGGGCTCCACCAACCCACAGGTTACCGAGCGCGGTCTGGGCGCCATGTTCCGCATGTGCGGCCGTGACGACCAACAGGGCATCGTCGCCGGCGATTACATCGTCGACGTGCTCAAGGGCAAGAAAGTCGCGGTGCTGCACGACAAGGACACCTACGGCCAAGGCCTGGCCGACGCGACCAAGGCACAGCTGGAAAAACGCGGCGTCAAGCCGGTGCTGTACGAAGGCCTGACCCGCGGCGAGAAGGACTTCAGTGCCGTGGTCACCAAGATCCGTTCCACCGGTGCCGACGTTGTCTACTTCGGCGGCCTGCACCCGGAAGCCGGCCCGCTGGTACGCCAGTTGCGCGAGCAGGGCCTGAAGGACGTCAAGTTCATGTCCGATGACGGCATCGTCACCGACGAACTGGTGTCCACCGCTGGCGGCGCGCAATACGTCGATGGCGTGTACATGACCTTCGGCGCCGACCCGCGCCTGCTCCCGGACAGCAAGGCGGTAGTGGAGGAGTTCCGCAAGGCCGGTACCGAACCTGAAGGCTACACCCTGTACGCCTATGCCTCGCTGCAGGCCCTGGCTGCCGCGTTCAACGGCGCCAAGTCGAACAAGGGCGAGGACGCTGCCAAGTGGCTCAAGGCCAACCCGGTGCAGACCGTCATGGGCGAGAAAAAGTGGGACTCGAAGGGTGACCTGACCGTGTCCGACTACGTGGTCTACCAGTGGGATGCCCAAGGCAAGTACCACCAGCTGGAAAAACAAAAATAACAACGGCCCACGGCCCGGGCGCGTCAGCCCCCGGGCCAAAGCCCCGCGGTACCTGTCTTTATCCGTAGATCTGCACAGTACTGCGCTGCGAGGGCCGCCTGTTCCAGGCCCGCCGTGGTCGGCGCTCGTGCAATCTCAATCAGGTGAGATTGCGTTATGGATGGTATTTTCCTGCAGCAACTGGTCAACGGCCTGACCCTCGGGTCGGTCTATGGCCTGATCGCCATCGGCTACACAATGGTCTATGGCATCATCGGCATGATCAACTTCGCGCACGGCGAGGTGTACATGATTTCCGCGTACCTCGCGGCGATCAGCCTGGCATTGCTGGCTTATTTCGGTATCGAGTCGTTCCCCCTGTTGATGCTGGGCACCCTGTTGTTCACCATCGTCGTCACCGGCGTGTACGGCTTCACCATCGAACGCATCGCCTACAAACCCCTGCGCAACTCCACCCGCCTGGCACCTCTGATCAGTGCCATCGGCATCTCGCTGATCCTGCAGAACTACGCGCAGATCAGCCAGGGCGCCCGCCAGCAAGGCGTGCCAACCCTGCTGGAAGGCGCCTGGCGTGTCGAAGTG is a genomic window containing:
- a CDS encoding branched-chain amino acid ABC transporter substrate-binding protein, with protein sequence MSQTFYKKGFLALAVATALGVSSYVQADVKIGVAGPMTGANAAFGEQYMKGAQAAADKINAAGGVNGEKIVLVKGDDACEPKQAVAVANRLVDQDKVIGVVGHFCSSNTIPASEVYDEAGVIAITPGSTNPQVTERGLGAMFRMCGRDDQQGIVAGDYIVDVLKGKKVAVLHDKDTYGQGLADATKAQLEKRGVKPVLYEGLTRGEKDFSAVVTKIRSTGADVVYFGGLHPEAGPLVRQLREQGLKDVKFMSDDGIVTDELVSTAGGAQYVDGVYMTFGADPRLLPDSKAVVEEFRKAGTEPEGYTLYAYASLQALAAAFNGAKSNKGEDAAKWLKANPVQTVMGEKKWDSKGDLTVSDYVVYQWDAQGKYHQLEKQK
- the pncB gene encoding nicotinate phosphoribosyltransferase, with the protein product MSESAFAERIVHNLLDTDFYKLTMMQGVLHNYPDADVEWEFRCRNGEDLRPYLGEIRNQLELLSDLTLDDGQLAFLERISFLKPDFLRFLRLFRFNLRYVRLGIENDQLFLRLKGPWLHVILFEVPLLAIISEVRNRHLHPRMRLAEARDQLYRKFDWLRAHANEDELAELQVADFGTRRRFSSRVQEEVVRVLRDDFPGRFVGTSNVDLAWKLDIKPLGTMAHEWIMAHQQLGPRLIDSQIAALDCWVREYRGLLGIALTDCITMDAFLGDFDLYFAKLFDGLRHDSGEPVAWAEKAIAHYQKLGIDPMTKTLVFSDGLNLTRSLEIFRALRGRINVSFGIGTNLTCDIPGVAPMSIVLKMTDCNGAPVAKISDEAAKTQCRDENFVAYMRHVFKVPSKE